One part of the Streptomyces ferrugineus genome encodes these proteins:
- a CDS encoding acyl-CoA carboxylase subunit beta: MTVLDEAPGEPIDARGRTAELHEIRAQALAGPSEKATAAQHAKGKLTARERIELLLDPGSFREVEQLRRHRAQGFGLEAKKPYTDGVITGWGTVEGRTVFVYAHDFRIFGGALGEAHATKIHKIMDMAIAAGAPLVSLNDGAGARIQEGVSALAGYGGIFQRNTKASGVIPQISVMLGPCAGGAAYSPALTDFVFMVRDTSQMFITGPDVVKAVTGEEITQNGLGGADVHAETSGVCHFAYDDEETCIAEVRYLLSLLPQNNRENPPRAESTDAPDRRSDVLLDLVPADGNRPYDMAKVIEEIVDDGDYLEVHERWARNIICALARLDGQVVGIIANQPQVLAGVLDIEASEKAARFVQMCDAFNIPIVTFLDVPGFLPGVDQEHGGIIRHGAKLLYAYCNATVPRISLILRKAYGGAYIVMDSQSIGADLTYAWPTNEIAVMGAEGAANVIFRRQIADAEDPDAMRARMVKEYKSELMHPYYAAERGLVDDVIDPAETREVLVRSLAMLHTKHADLPSRKHGNPPQ; this comes from the coding sequence ATGACCGTTTTGGATGAGGCACCGGGTGAGCCGATCGACGCCCGCGGGCGGACGGCCGAGCTGCACGAGATCCGTGCCCAGGCGCTGGCCGGCCCGAGCGAGAAGGCGACCGCGGCGCAGCACGCCAAGGGCAAGCTGACCGCCCGGGAGCGCATCGAGCTGCTCCTGGACCCGGGTTCCTTCCGGGAGGTCGAGCAACTGCGCCGGCACCGGGCCCAGGGGTTCGGTCTGGAGGCCAAGAAGCCGTACACCGACGGTGTCATCACCGGCTGGGGCACGGTGGAGGGCCGTACGGTCTTCGTCTACGCCCATGACTTCCGCATCTTCGGCGGTGCGCTGGGCGAGGCCCACGCCACGAAGATCCACAAGATCATGGACATGGCCATCGCGGCGGGCGCGCCGCTGGTCTCCCTCAACGACGGCGCCGGCGCCCGGATCCAGGAGGGCGTCTCCGCCCTCGCCGGCTACGGCGGCATCTTCCAGCGCAACACCAAGGCGTCCGGCGTCATCCCGCAGATCAGCGTCATGCTCGGCCCGTGCGCGGGCGGTGCGGCGTACAGCCCGGCGCTGACGGACTTCGTCTTCATGGTCCGCGACACGTCCCAGATGTTCATCACCGGCCCGGACGTGGTCAAGGCGGTGACGGGCGAGGAGATCACCCAGAACGGCCTGGGCGGCGCGGACGTGCACGCCGAGACCTCCGGCGTCTGCCACTTCGCGTACGACGACGAGGAGACGTGCATCGCCGAGGTGCGCTACCTCCTGTCGCTGCTCCCGCAGAACAACCGTGAGAACCCGCCCCGCGCGGAGTCCACGGACGCCCCGGACCGCCGCAGCGACGTGCTCCTCGACCTGGTCCCGGCGGACGGCAACCGGCCGTACGACATGGCCAAGGTCATCGAGGAGATCGTCGACGACGGCGACTACCTGGAGGTCCACGAGCGCTGGGCGCGGAACATCATCTGCGCGCTGGCCCGGCTGGACGGCCAGGTGGTGGGCATCATCGCCAACCAGCCGCAGGTGCTGGCGGGCGTCCTGGACATCGAGGCGTCGGAAAAAGCTGCGCGCTTTGTCCAGATGTGTGACGCTTTTAACATCCCGATCGTCACTTTCCTGGACGTGCCGGGCTTCCTCCCCGGCGTCGACCAGGAACACGGCGGAATCATCCGCCACGGCGCGAAGCTGCTCTACGCCTACTGCAACGCGACCGTGCCGCGGATCTCGCTGATCCTGCGCAAGGCGTACGGAGGTGCGTACATCGTGATGGACAGCCAGTCCATCGGTGCCGACCTCACCTATGCCTGGCCGACGAACGAGATCGCGGTGATGGGCGCGGAAGGCGCGGCCAACGTCATCTTCCGCCGTCAGATCGCCGACGCCGAGGACCCCGACGCCATGCGGGCCCGCATGGTCAAGGAGTACAAGTCCGAGCTCATGCACCCGTACTACGCGGCGGAGCGGGGCCTGGTGGACGACGTGATCGACCCCGCGGAGACCCGCGAAGTCCTCGTCCGTTCCCTGGCGATGCTCCACACCAAGCACGCGGACCTGCCGTCCCGCAAGCACGGCAACCCCCCGCAGTAA
- a CDS encoding polysaccharide lyase 8 family protein, producing the protein MGPTRRAVLLATALLATAAPAARGAVADPYDTLRRRWLDIALGTGYDPAAEPYAARLAETGTLARGYRATMAPTPTSLWPGQPFDPPAGITRSYGRLWTMTRAYVQQGTGSTADPALLADVLRGLDHLSATVYNPSTTRYGNWWEWQIGSPRLLTDIAAALHDHLTDARIDAACAAVDHFVPDAMLTDYSGTSTGANRVDLCRSVALRGILGRAPAKIALARDALSPVFPYVTEGDGLYSDGSFVQHTWVAYSGTYGQVLLDGLGRLFALLAGSEWEVTDPGRQIVLDSVERAYAPLIHDGLVMDSVNGRAISRGLLKGDDRRVMRSDHYHGQGIIAAIALLAAGASTAERERWYGRVKGWIERDAVTPILTAPQFGVADLARLHAVAGSPVPATPDPTGHHLFAAMDRAVHRRPRFVANIAMASDRIAYYECGNGENPRGWHTGAGMLYWWADGLGDQYTDWYWPTVDWYRLPGTTVSTLHLPDKAGGEWGEPKPGVRWVGGTTDGEYAAIGQHLKGLGSTLRARKSWFCVADAVLCLGAGITCTDGVPVETVVDNRNLGERGTPALVRGRGWAHLEGHGGWVVPYGALRTLREDRTGAWSDINTTSTAERRTRRWQTLWLDHGTDPEDATYLYLLMPGARRAEVAARAADRRWLSVLANDAARQAVQVPSLGLTAANFWQPGTAGPLTASAGASVLLRRRGRTATLCVSEPPRTGEPLEIGWDHPVRRVLRADDSVEILSTGRRLSIRVTPGMVCATHRCEVALA; encoded by the coding sequence ATGGGACCGACCCGCCGAGCCGTCTTACTCGCGACGGCGCTCCTGGCCACGGCCGCTCCCGCCGCCCGCGGCGCCGTCGCCGACCCCTACGACACCCTCCGCCGACGCTGGCTCGACATCGCCCTCGGCACCGGCTACGACCCCGCCGCCGAGCCGTACGCCGCCCGCCTCGCCGAGACCGGCACCCTCGCCCGTGGCTACCGGGCGACCATGGCCCCCACCCCCACCTCGCTGTGGCCCGGCCAGCCCTTCGACCCGCCCGCCGGCATCACCCGGAGCTACGGCCGCCTGTGGACCATGACCCGGGCCTACGTCCAGCAGGGCACCGGATCCACCGCCGACCCGGCCCTCCTCGCCGACGTACTGCGCGGCCTCGACCATCTCTCCGCCACCGTCTACAACCCCTCCACCACCCGTTACGGCAACTGGTGGGAGTGGCAGATCGGCAGCCCGCGCCTGCTGACGGACATCGCGGCCGCCCTCCACGACCACCTCACCGACGCCCGGATCGACGCCGCCTGCGCCGCCGTCGACCACTTCGTCCCGGACGCGATGCTCACCGACTACTCCGGCACCTCCACCGGCGCCAACCGCGTCGACCTGTGCCGCAGCGTCGCCCTGCGCGGCATCCTCGGCCGCGCCCCGGCGAAGATCGCCCTCGCCCGCGACGCGCTCTCCCCGGTCTTCCCGTACGTCACCGAGGGCGACGGCCTCTACTCCGACGGCTCCTTCGTGCAGCACACCTGGGTCGCCTACTCCGGCACCTACGGCCAGGTCCTCCTCGACGGCCTCGGCCGCCTCTTCGCCCTGCTCGCCGGATCCGAGTGGGAGGTGACCGACCCGGGCAGGCAGATCGTCCTCGACAGCGTCGAGCGCGCCTACGCTCCCCTCATCCACGACGGACTGGTGATGGACAGCGTCAACGGCCGTGCCATCAGCCGCGGTCTCCTCAAGGGCGACGACCGGCGGGTGATGCGCAGCGACCACTACCACGGGCAGGGGATCATCGCCGCGATCGCTCTGCTGGCGGCCGGCGCGAGCACCGCGGAACGCGAGCGCTGGTACGGCCGTGTCAAGGGATGGATCGAACGGGACGCCGTCACACCGATCCTGACGGCCCCTCAGTTCGGCGTCGCCGACCTGGCACGGCTGCACGCGGTCGCCGGGTCCCCGGTCCCCGCGACCCCCGACCCGACCGGCCACCACCTCTTCGCCGCCATGGACCGGGCCGTCCACCGCCGCCCGCGCTTCGTCGCGAACATCGCGATGGCCAGCGACCGCATCGCGTACTACGAGTGCGGCAACGGCGAGAACCCGCGCGGCTGGCACACCGGCGCCGGAATGCTCTACTGGTGGGCGGACGGCCTCGGCGACCAGTACACCGACTGGTACTGGCCGACCGTCGACTGGTACCGCCTCCCCGGCACGACCGTCTCCACGCTCCACCTCCCCGACAAGGCCGGCGGCGAGTGGGGCGAGCCCAAGCCCGGCGTGCGATGGGTCGGCGGCACCACCGACGGCGAGTACGCGGCGATCGGACAGCACCTGAAGGGGCTGGGCTCGACGCTGCGGGCCCGCAAGTCGTGGTTCTGCGTCGCCGACGCCGTGCTCTGCCTCGGTGCCGGGATCACCTGCACGGACGGCGTCCCCGTCGAGACCGTCGTCGACAACCGCAACCTGGGGGAGCGGGGCACACCGGCCCTCGTACGCGGCCGGGGCTGGGCCCATCTGGAGGGCCACGGCGGCTGGGTGGTGCCGTACGGCGCACTGCGCACCCTGCGCGAGGACCGCACCGGCGCCTGGTCCGACATCAACACCACCAGCACCGCCGAGCGCCGCACGCGCCGCTGGCAGACCCTGTGGCTCGACCACGGCACCGACCCGGAGGACGCGACCTACCTCTATCTGCTCATGCCCGGCGCCCGCCGCGCGGAGGTGGCCGCCCGGGCCGCCGACCGGAGGTGGCTGTCGGTCCTCGCCAACGACGCCGCCCGCCAGGCGGTCCAGGTCCCCTCCCTGGGGCTGACGGCCGCCAACTTCTGGCAGCCGGGCACGGCGGGCCCGCTCACCGCCTCCGCCGGCGCGAGTGTCCTGCTCCGCCGCCGGGGCCGGACCGCTACGCTCTGCGTGAGCGAGCCGCCCCGCACGGGAGAGCCGCTGGAGATCGGCTGGGACCACCCCGTACGGCGGGTCCTGCGGGCGGACGACTCGGTCGAGATCCTCTCGACGGGACGCCGGCTGAGCATCCGTGTCACTCCGGGGATGGTATGCGCGACCCATCGATGTGAGGTGGCTCTCGCCTGA
- a CDS encoding YceI family protein, with protein MVNPDLSALTGDYTIDTAHSTIGFTVRHAMVTNVKGKFLDFSGSLHLDGSDPSASTASIDVKMESIDTGSADRDGHLKSADFFKIDEFPTMTFRSTEAAALGGEDYRISGDLTILGTTRPISIDLEFNGAAKDPFGNERVGFEGKAEILRSEWGLTWNAALETGGVLISDKIKLNFDISAIKNA; from the coding sequence ATGGTGAACCCCGACCTCTCCGCCCTGACCGGTGACTACACGATCGACACGGCCCACTCCACGATCGGCTTCACCGTCCGCCACGCCATGGTCACCAACGTCAAGGGCAAGTTCCTCGACTTCAGCGGCTCGCTGCACCTGGACGGCAGCGACCCGTCGGCGTCCACCGCGTCCATCGACGTCAAGATGGAGAGCATCGACACCGGCTCCGCGGACCGCGACGGGCATCTCAAGAGCGCGGACTTCTTCAAGATCGACGAGTTCCCGACGATGACGTTCCGCTCCACCGAGGCGGCGGCCCTCGGCGGCGAGGACTACCGCATCAGCGGCGACCTGACGATCCTCGGCACCACCCGGCCGATCAGCATCGACCTGGAGTTCAACGGCGCCGCGAAGGACCCCTTCGGCAACGAGCGCGTCGGCTTCGAGGGCAAGGCGGAGATCCTGCGCTCGGAGTGGGGCCTGACCTGGAACGCGGCGCTGGAGACGGGCGGCGTGCTGATCTCCGACAAGATCAAGCTGAACTTCGACATCTCGGCGATCAAGAACGCCTGA
- a CDS encoding YdeI/OmpD-associated family protein, with the protein MSPHRDPEPRAFVDAPALDSWLAEHPAPHPGLWVKVAKQGSGIPSVTAAEVNDVALCHGWITGQRKGIDGSYYAQRITPRRPGSLWSMVNVRRVAELAAEGRMRPAGFAEVDAAKADGRWDAAYESQRKADVPDELTAALEEDPRARAAFEGLGRTERYQIMLGLLRARTARIRQAQVAAILRELARRR; encoded by the coding sequence ATGAGCCCGCACCGCGATCCGGAACCCCGAGCCTTCGTCGACGCCCCCGCCCTCGACTCCTGGCTGGCGGAGCACCCCGCCCCGCACCCCGGCCTCTGGGTCAAGGTCGCCAAGCAGGGCTCCGGCATCCCCTCCGTCACCGCCGCCGAGGTCAACGACGTGGCCCTGTGCCACGGCTGGATCACCGGGCAGCGCAAGGGAATCGACGGGTCGTACTACGCACAGCGCATCACCCCGCGCCGTCCCGGCAGCCTCTGGTCGATGGTCAATGTGCGGCGCGTGGCGGAACTGGCCGCCGAGGGTCGTATGCGCCCGGCGGGCTTCGCCGAGGTGGACGCCGCCAAGGCGGACGGGCGCTGGGACGCGGCGTACGAGTCGCAGCGCAAAGCCGACGTCCCGGACGAGCTGACCGCCGCGCTGGAGGAGGACCCCCGCGCCCGGGCGGCCTTCGAGGGGCTCGGCAGGACCGAGCGCTACCAGATCATGCTCGGCCTCCTGCGCGCCCGGACCGCACGCATCCGGCAGGCCCAAGTCGCCGCGATCCTCCGGGAACTGGCGAGGCGCCGGTGA
- a CDS encoding TetR/AcrR family transcriptional regulator yields the protein MSTMEQRPHRVTMTRAARRALEAAERLFYERGIHAVGVDLIAAEAGVTKKTLYDRFGSKEQIVVEYLAGRDERWRAFLARYLDDHLDPARATPQARVLAVFDASRAWSAEYGSKGCSMVNAHAEISDPSHPAFPIIAGQKEWMLALFTRLARDAAAHDPDRLGRTLMLLHEGALVAHGLNTFPDPIAHARDQAEALLRI from the coding sequence ATGAGCACCATGGAGCAGCGGCCGCACCGGGTCACGATGACGCGCGCCGCGCGGCGCGCCCTGGAGGCCGCCGAGCGGCTCTTCTACGAGCGCGGCATTCACGCCGTGGGAGTGGACCTCATCGCGGCGGAGGCGGGGGTGACCAAGAAGACCCTCTACGACCGCTTCGGCTCCAAGGAGCAGATCGTCGTGGAGTATCTGGCCGGCCGCGACGAACGCTGGCGGGCCTTCCTCGCGCGCTACCTCGACGACCACCTCGACCCGGCGCGGGCGACACCGCAGGCCCGTGTCCTGGCCGTGTTCGACGCCTCCCGCGCCTGGTCGGCGGAGTACGGATCCAAGGGATGCAGCATGGTCAACGCGCACGCGGAGATCAGCGACCCCTCCCACCCGGCCTTCCCGATCATCGCCGGGCAGAAGGAGTGGATGCTCGCCCTGTTCACCCGTCTCGCCCGGGACGCCGCCGCGCACGACCCGGACCGCTTGGGCCGGACGCTGATGCTCCTGCACGAGGGAGCGCTCGTCGCCCACGGCCTGAACACCTTCCCGGACCCCATCGCGCACGCCCGCGACCAGGCGGAGGCGCTCCTCCGGATATAG
- a CDS encoding DMT family transporter — MNALLSIAFVLCWSSGFIGAKLGAGSASAVTVLMWRFLPLAVILLVVAAVVGRASWRGLTARDVVRQTMIGALSQSGYLLTAYYAIQLGVSSSTTALIDGVQPLVAGALAGPLLRQYVSRRQWLGLCLGVSGVVIVTTADATAATGVAAWAYLVPFLGMLALVAATFLESRSRAPVPPGVALTVHCATSAVLFTVFAVSAGAAEPPAEAAFWAAVAWLVVLSTFGGYGLYWLILRRSGVTKVNTLMFLMAPVTAVWGAVMFGEPFGAQTAVGLAVGLMAVAIVHHGDHGRPRTRTTRSSRVAGPPRPTCRRAP, encoded by the coding sequence GTGAACGCTCTGCTGTCGATCGCCTTCGTCCTGTGCTGGAGCTCCGGATTCATCGGGGCCAAGCTCGGCGCGGGCAGCGCGTCCGCGGTCACGGTCCTGATGTGGCGTTTCCTGCCGCTCGCCGTGATCCTGCTCGTCGTTGCCGCCGTGGTGGGCCGCGCGTCATGGCGGGGTCTGACCGCGCGGGACGTCGTACGGCAGACCATGATCGGCGCGCTGTCGCAGAGCGGCTATCTGCTCACCGCCTACTACGCCATCCAGCTCGGCGTCTCCAGCAGCACCACGGCCCTGATCGACGGCGTCCAGCCCCTCGTCGCCGGGGCGCTGGCCGGACCGCTGCTGCGGCAGTACGTCTCACGCCGGCAGTGGCTCGGCCTGTGCCTGGGGGTGAGCGGCGTCGTCATCGTCACCACGGCCGACGCCACGGCGGCGACCGGCGTCGCCGCGTGGGCCTATCTCGTCCCGTTCCTCGGCATGCTCGCGCTGGTGGCGGCCACGTTCCTGGAGAGCCGCTCCCGGGCACCGGTCCCGCCCGGGGTGGCGCTGACCGTGCACTGCGCCACCAGCGCCGTGCTGTTCACGGTGTTCGCCGTGAGCGCGGGAGCGGCCGAGCCGCCGGCGGAGGCGGCCTTCTGGGCCGCCGTCGCCTGGCTCGTCGTCCTGTCCACCTTCGGCGGGTACGGGCTGTACTGGCTCATCCTGAGGCGCTCGGGAGTCACCAAGGTCAACACGCTCATGTTCCTCATGGCACCGGTCACCGCGGTCTGGGGAGCGGTCATGTTCGGTGAGCCGTTCGGCGCTCAGACCGCCGTCGGCCTGGCCGTCGGGCTCATGGCCGTCGCCATCGTCCACCACGGCGACCACGGGCGACCCCGAACGCGCACCACACGATCCTCCCGGGTGGCCGGTCCCCCACGCCCCACTTGTCGGCGAGCGCCGTGA
- a CDS encoding Cmx/CmrA family chloramphenicol efflux MFS transporter, with protein MPFALLLLGLAVFAQGTSEFMLSGLVPDIARDLGVSVPAAGALTSAFAVGMVVGAPLMAGLARRWSRRGALLGFLGVFLGVHVVGAVTDSFGVLLATRVVGALANAGFLAVALVTAVHMVEPDAKGRATSTLLGGVTLACVVGVPAGASLGQLWGWRAAFWAVALVSVPAVVAVAKSVPDGVGDTARPALRGELASLRGPRLRLALLLGALVNGATFCTFTYLALLVTHVTGLGGGWVPLVLALFGAGSFVGVTVRGRFADRRPGVVLGAGGIALCLGWAAFALGAGTPAVALGLVFVQGALSFGVGSTLISRALYAAPGAPTLAGGFATAAFNVGAALGPWLGGTAIGAGLGYRSPLWVSAVLVALSLVVAGWSAARRRRGAARGRTRASASV; from the coding sequence ATGCCGTTCGCTCTTCTTCTGCTGGGCCTTGCCGTCTTCGCCCAGGGAACGTCCGAGTTCATGCTGTCCGGGCTGGTGCCGGACATCGCCCGGGATCTGGGGGTCTCCGTGCCCGCGGCCGGTGCGCTCACCTCCGCCTTCGCCGTGGGGATGGTCGTCGGTGCGCCGCTCATGGCCGGGCTCGCCCGGCGGTGGTCGCGGCGGGGTGCGCTGCTCGGGTTTCTGGGCGTCTTTCTCGGCGTCCACGTCGTCGGGGCGGTGACCGACAGCTTCGGGGTGCTCCTGGCCACCCGGGTCGTCGGTGCGCTGGCGAACGCCGGGTTCCTGGCCGTCGCCCTCGTCACGGCCGTCCACATGGTCGAGCCGGACGCCAAGGGACGGGCCACCTCCACCCTGCTCGGTGGAGTCACGCTCGCCTGTGTGGTGGGAGTGCCGGCCGGGGCGTCGCTGGGTCAACTGTGGGGGTGGCGTGCCGCGTTCTGGGCGGTGGCGCTGGTGTCCGTGCCGGCCGTGGTGGCGGTGGCGAAGTCCGTGCCGGACGGGGTCGGGGACACCGCGCGGCCCGCGCTGCGGGGTGAACTGGCGTCGCTGCGCGGTCCCCGGCTGCGGCTCGCACTGCTGCTGGGCGCCCTGGTGAACGGGGCGACCTTCTGTACCTTCACGTATCTCGCGCTCCTCGTCACGCACGTGACCGGGCTGGGCGGCGGGTGGGTGCCCTTGGTGCTCGCGCTGTTCGGGGCCGGGTCCTTCGTGGGGGTCACGGTCAGGGGGCGGTTCGCCGACCGGCGGCCCGGGGTGGTGCTGGGCGCCGGCGGGATCGCGCTGTGCCTCGGATGGGCCGCCTTCGCGCTCGGCGCCGGGACGCCGGCCGTGGCGCTCGGGCTCGTCTTCGTGCAGGGGGCCCTGTCCTTCGGAGTCGGGTCCACGCTCATCTCCCGGGCGCTCTACGCCGCGCCCGGCGCCCCCACGCTGGCGGGCGGCTTCGCGACGGCCGCGTTCAACGTGGGCGCGGCGCTGGGGCCATGGCTCGGCGGTACGGCCATCGGGGCGGGCCTCGGGTACCGGTCGCCCCTGTGGGTCAGCGCCGTGCTGGTCGCGCTGTCGCTGGTGGTGGCGGGCTGGTCGGCTGCGCGGCGTCGCCGGGGCGCGGCCCGGGGTCGTACTCGGGCATCAGCGTCGGTGTGA